The sequence ATGCCATATATCTATGGTAGATAATATTATtcataactttttttttaaattatctattttaattttagcagattctttttcttaaaaaaaaaaataaataaataaaaattaacatATGGATAAgtttctttttataaaaaataataacaaattattatttatttttttattttttaattttcattttcatcttcatcagaAAAATCAACATAATCATCTAAAAATCCTGGTGCTGGTTGTTGAGTACCTTGAGTAGCTGCTAATTGTCGTTCTCTTTGAATGGATGGATCATTCCATGGTAATAAAGAATGAAGGAAATTTAAAACTGGATTGGCAGGACCAGTGTAATCTGGATTCTCTTGTAATAAAGGTTCTaaaggttgttgttgttgatgttgtaagttttgttgttgttgttgttgtaattgtcttaattgttgttggactcttctttgttgttgttgatttcttTGATGAATTTGGAAACCTTGACCAATACCACCTCTTCTAAGATGTTGTGGTGGTGCTTGATTTGGATCACGTTGTGGTAGGATATCTCTGAAACCTTCAGCATGCATTGCTTCGATAATGTCTGGTGTTAATCTATTGATAACGTCAGAGTATTCTGATAGAACTAAATGATCGAAGACCTCTTGATTCACAGTTTCATACTCTGCTTTGATTGAATCACTCAATTGTTTTACCATTGGATGTTTGGCGGCTACTTTATCTAATACAATGAtaacatttgattttaaCCAATCTAAAATTTCAGGAGTTTGCCAACATTGATAATTTCTCTCGACAAACAAAGTCACCAAATGATCGATACGTTTCTCCAATGGGTCATCCTTAAAGAATGGATCATTTTCAagtgttattattttacCATTCTTTGGAATTGAGAAATTAGTTTTCAATTTCTCCAACAATGGTTGAAGCACCATTGGGAATGATATTAAGGCCTTTTGTAAGAGTATATCACTTGATTCTTCAACACTTGATGATTtcgatgatgatgttgatgttgatgttgatgttgttgttgttgatttctCTCTCTCCAAATGATACATTGCCAAAGCAGCAGAATAACAAAAGTTTGGTAACAATGATAGATCGCCTTGATTGGTTGGTGTGATAGTTTTTAACTTTGTGAATAAATCTACCAAGAATCTATACTGTTTGGATCTAATGGAGTAGTAATCGATGATTAAACGTACATACAATGGATCAGAGTAATCCcaagttaataaaattttacaaaGTTCTAATGCGGTTCTATGACATGCCCTTCTACCAATGATTTGAATAAATCTAAAGATTGCCAAGAAACATGATTTATTTTGGTCATGTCTATATTCGAATCTACAATTACCATTGAGTGGATTAAAGAGATGATGGAATACATTCTCAAATGCAAATACTGCCATCTCTACGAAATCACCCGCTTTTGAATAATCTGCAGTTTGTAAACAAACTTGACCCAACTgtaataatgaatcaatatGATATGGATGATATCTAATAATTTCAACTAAACTCATTGGGTCATGAGTTGTTAATGCTAAATAAAATTCTTCTTGAATATTTGAATATGTTTGACcccatttaattttaaaataatttataccATCTaaagattgttgttgtgattttaattttggtgatACTGTATtggttgtagtagtagttgtagttgtggttgttgttgcatttgttggtgatgatggtactttatcatcattacaTATTTCCATTACCATAAATCCTCCCATGACATCAGGCCATTCAGGTTTTGGTTGAACAAATATatagtttttctttttaaaatgatgtacactctttttcttttgacCTTTAATATCTGAACTCTTAcaaccaaataattttttcaattcgTTATCTGGGTTTAAATTAActgtattaattttaaataattctctaaattctttatctttaatcTCAATtctatataatattatttattttgttaaatacataataatataaaattagtaaaatattattattaaaaaaaaagtaaaaaaaaaaaaaaaaaacatactctgataatattattggtggcgatgatttttcaatctcatttaattcaagttcatctttttcttgttgttgttgttttttcttttgttgttgttttttctttgcttgtttttttttggatgcttgttgttgttgcttttgtttttgttgttttgaaGATAATTGTTCTTTAGCTTGAGGtttctctttttcaatttcttcttcttcttcttcttcttctgaTTCTTCTGATTCagaatcttttttatcttcattttcatcttggTCACTTTTGTCGTCATCTTCGTCTGATAAGTTTaacattgaaaattttggttttacactattaacaacaacaacaacttttttttcacttcCCTCATCCGAACTACTATTTACATGTTGTACGTTAATatgttgtttcttttttaatgcTTTTGTTGacattatttgtatttttatttatctctCTATCTCTTTCTCTCTATCTCtatgaatttatttaaaaaaaaaaaaaaaaaaatgaaaaaaaaaaaatgaaaaagaaaaagaaaaaaaaaaaaaaaaaatgaaaaaaaaaaaaaaaaaaagtactCTTTTGAGAATTTGttgtgaaattaaaatttgatttatttattaaaatagaaataagaaatcaccaaaaaaaataatatcactaaaagatattttttaaacaaaaaaattaaaaaataatttttttttttttttttattattattcactggaaaaatttattaatttcccCAATCtcttattttttgatttaatcaatttttaattgaaaaaatttcttaaaatgtgacaaaaactattaaaaaataagaaattgatgaaatttattaatttataataaaatttattaatttcttttttttttccagtgatatcaatattaataatattaattatcaattattatttattatctaaAATATGGAATATAGGatttaatgattgaaatACCCCAATGAATTATAGAACCAATTGAATAATAAGGATGTAATAGTCTAAAGAATAAATTTACAGTATGTCTTGAGAATTTACCATCAGGGAATAATCTATCCAATACTTCTCTACTTTTAGTACGAACACTTCTTGGTACATAAGCAGGATATCCAGGTTTAGTTAAAGAGTATAAACAAGATTGTAACTTTACTCTAGTTGTAGGATTTAAATTCCAACCTTCACCAAATACTAAacatttttcaatatatCTAATTAAAGTTTCCTCTCTCTTTATTAATGAAACATGTTTAATTATACCTCGTACAAATAAATCATCAggtgataatattaaatttgtaccaccaccaccaccactaccaccactgttattattgttattattattagtattattaaatagtttCTTTTGACTTatatctaaaataaaatcttgatattgtttattaattattgatctAAATTCATTGATTTGATCATTAGTTCtttcataataaaaatagaatacaGATACTATATGATAAAAGTCAATCCAAATTCTACGATTTCTTAAAAGATTTGATCTTTGAATGTCAGGATCACCAGCTTGATTGGATTTGATTGATGCTTCATTTAAACCATTCCAAAGAGAACAATCCAATAGTTTTTGTTTAATAGTTTGATAAACATGATAATACTTTCTAGTATAATGATCACAATCATACCAAAACAATCGATTCGATGCTTTTATCAATACATTCAATTGactaattaatgataatctATACTCTAACAACCATGAATAAAACATTgatgaataaattaaataaaaccatTGATTATTCGTCCataatgaatataataatgGTCTAAATGGTTCAACCTTATCtggattatttataaaatattgtgatattaattggtaataataaatttcacCACTacctgatgatgatgatgttaatgttggtgatgatgaagatgaagaatttaCTCCTGATATTGATtgggatgatgatgaatgacgtaaatttgatgatgatgatgacgctgatgatgatgttgttatTTTTGTCGCTGATTTTGAAGGTGAAGTATCAACATGGTGAGTTGGTGATAAAATTGGggatttttgtttaaaagatctttttgaaaattgatcTAAACATGGATATGGATAAAATATTGTTGAATGTTGATTTGAATTTactttttcaatatctttttcaTCAAATGTTGTTAGATATTCAAATACTGGTTCATCAAGTTCCAAACTAATATCTTTGAAAATCTCTTCAATGATTCTATCTTTTTGAGAGGTTGATAAATCATCAGATGCTGCTTTCTTTAATGTATTCAATACTTTTTGTATAATTttaccaataaataaattcctTTTCTCTGATAAACTCTTTTGAAATgcatttatattatcatttattggtaaactatttgatgatgttgatattgatattgaaggttgttgttgttgttgttgttgttgttgttgttgttgttgttgttgttgttgttgttgttgttgttgttgttgttgttgtggtggtggtgatgtggttgttgtatttacattattattattatcatcaacattactaccactattaGAATTTAAGGAAGATGAGGAAGCTGATAAATTTGATACATTTAAACTTGCCTCAACTACATCAGCTATATCTTCACCAACATCTTTACTACTGCTACTTCCAACTAAATCCCTTTTTGAGATATCACGTGGTAATATAGATGGTGTTGATGGACCAATACTACCCtgtatattatttaaatttgtatttataaaAGCTGCTGAAGATAATGTAATTggtgttgtatttgttgttgttgtttttgttgaaatGGTTGTGGGAGTATCATCTCTTTCATCATCACCCTCTTCGAAATgtctactattattatttttattattatcgtcATCATTATCGTCATCGCCGTCGTCGTCGttgcaattattattaatatttttatttttaaaaatttcactactactatttatctcttcaatattatttccAAATAATTGTTCTTTATTTAcataatcatcattatcattatctaaATCAGTTGGAAAAGTTGGAAATATTGAATGAGGTggatatattttattatttttattatttattttatcttgaTTTCTTAATTCttctttaactttttttaagattttacTTGTTTCTGTGTCACTATCTGTTGTATATGTGTCACtaatattactactattattgttttggTGTTCATgactaccactattattatcattattattattattattattactttcatTTATTAAGAATTGAACTACTTTATGAGGTGGTGGACCTGGTGTTATATGATCATAATCGTTATATTCTTCTATTGTTGGAATATCTTccttattgttattgttattattattattattgtggtTATCATTCatgatttcattattatctttatttttattattaatacccattttattaaactacgtaatttaatgaatatattaatattattataagtGTGTGTATATatgagtaaaaaaaaaaaataaaaaaaaaataaaataaaataaaataaaaaaaataaaaaaaaattaaaaaaataaaaaataaaaaattgtgtAAATTAATGTGAATGcactaaattaattaaattgtgCAAATATTGGAAGAGgcatgatgaaaataaaatttttaaaaaaaaaaaaacaatattagtttttttatttttttttattttttttattttcttattttttttttattttttttattgttttttttaattttcctaCTAaaggaaattttaaatcttattgtcatttttaaaaaaaaaataaaaaataatataataaacaattttttaaaattcatttgtttttttgaaaaaataaaaatcatttttttttaatttttttttattaattttttgtttatttattaaataaacaaaaaaaaataagtttaaacaaataatctaaattatttctgtttttttttttcaaacattttaaaaaaaaaaaaaaaaaaataatgagtcattaaaaataatgagtGGTTAATGCAAAATACATACGATCTGACATTGCAACTttcaatttctaaaaatatccTACCAcgccaattttaaatttttttttttttttttttattatttattttttttttatttttttttttttttttttaattcaccatttttttatatttttataatttttttttttttttttattttagaaaattaaatacaatttaataataaaaccatGGCTAGaactaataatgaaaataataataataacaatgaagAATCAGAATCAGGGtcatcaacaccaccaaATATTGAATTAGATCAAGCACCAATTGTAAATTGGAAAATAATTGCAACTGCCAACACTCCAACCCCAAGATTTGGtaagttgttttttttaaaattttttatttattttaaaacacttgattttaaaaaattaaatatttaatttattaatctcTCTCCCCCCCTGTCTCTATTTTATTAGATAATACATTagtatattataataaatttttatatagttATGGTGGATCAGAgaattcaattaatggtggatttcaacaatttgtaaaattagaTTTATCAACATTCCAATGGCAAACATTACCAGCACCAGCAAGAACTAGAATTGTACATACATCAGTGATTCATGGTGATTGTATGTACGTATTTGGTGGAGGTGTTTATGAAGATGTTAGAACTTCATTCCTTGGTGGTACAACTAAagtatttaaaacaattaatgaaCTTTGGAAATTTGAATTCCTTCAAAATCAGTGGACTCAAATTCTATCGAATGCAATCCAACAAACCACTGTACCATCACAATCAATGATAAATGAATCATTGAATAACCCAGAGCCAAGAGATGGTCATTGTGCAGTTGTAGTCGGTGATAATATGTATATCATTGGTGGTAGTCAAACTATTTCAACcaataattcaattagtTCAGTATTCTTTACAAATACTaaaatttacaatattaCCACCAATACATGGAGATCTGTAATCTCACCAGAATTTGGTAGATTAGGTTCTGCTGTCGTTTACAAGCATTTAGATGGTACAAAATGTATTTACTTTTTCGGTGGTTATGGTTTAGACAGTAATCCAACAAATAAACTCTATAAATTCGATATAGAATCTGAAGAATGGGTAGAAGTTATACCAAAGAAATCAACTTCACCATCGACATCAACATCGACATCAACAGTAGATGATATTGTAATAATACCAGAATCAAGATATGGTCATAGTGCAAATGTATTTCAAGATAAAATGTTAGTTTATGGTGGATATTCTAAAAAGAAGGGATTCCTTAGagatttttattcatttgatTTCGATAAAGAAGAATGGAAACAAATTTTAACTGAAGGACCaccaagaagaagaagacaTAGTacagttttaattgaaaatttcgATGGttcaaataaaccaaaattatTCTTATATGGTGGTTCATATCAATCATGTCTATATAATGATCTTTGGGAATACTCTTTCCCAAATCCAGTTCAAATTCCATcggataatttaattgaagatttttcaacattatttaaaaatgcaaaacaatattttagtgatatttgtttttcattaGAATCAACTGAATTAGTTggagatgaaaatgataataataataattcaaataataattcaaaaccTACAATTGtaacaaaagaaatttatgcacataaaaatattttatcagTTAGAagtcaatatttttattcattatttaatagtGGGTTAAaagaatcatttgaaaaagttattaaaattaatgaaagatatgaagattttaaaatttttattgaatTCCTTTATAGTGGAAATGAagatttagttttattagaAAATTGTATTggtattttatatttatcagATCTTTATTGTGTACCAagattaaaaacaatttgtGAAGCAAAAGCAACTGAAGGTATTGATTGTGAAACTGTTGTTCAAATCTTTAAAGAAGCTGATAGCTTTAAATTGGCAAAATTAAGAAAACTTTGTTTAAATTTCATTGCTCGTAATCATAAAGAATTAGTTAAACAAGGttcattaaatcaattatcaccaagtgttttaattgaaattatggATTATTTATCAagttcatcaacatcaacatcaacatcaacatcaacatcaacaaccaattaattaatatgttaaaaaaataaataaaaataaaaataaaaaataaataaaaattgtatttatactttagaaataataataataataaaaataatagtttatttatatatatatttattttaaatttctggTGAAAAGTTTTTAACCATATCCCAATAATGAGGTACATTATGTTCttgtaaatattttcttGCTTGTGATTCTAACGGTGAGATTTCATAGTTAAAACCTTTGAAATGAGCTTCAAGAATTGGACCAGTCCAAACAAGATGACAAGAATTTGGTGTACCTTCAGGTGGTTTTGGATAAAGGTCACTATTATTTTGATGTTTTGTTTGTTGTTCTGGATCACTTTGTTTAATTGGTGGTGGGTTATCCCAATCTATACGATTTAATAagagttttttaaatttcttttgaatttttaaaccaCCCTCAAAAGCAATCAAGTTACAAGATGGATGAAAAATTATACAACCTGTTGCCAAATTCTCTTTTGAATTTCTACCAATGATTGAACGATAAAGTGGATGTGATAAATCCACAACTTTATAGAGTGAACAATATAGCTCTTGTTTAGCATCGATTAAGATTTTATCACgttttttctcttttctttGCTCTGGTGTTAACTTATTCTCTTGATTCTTTTTATCACGAGCTGCAGCTCTTTCTTCCATTTTCTTTGTTACCTCTAATAGAGCTTTGGTGGGATCTAATACAGCTTGAGTGCCAATTACTCTCATTAGATTACTAAGTTTAACTTTATTCTCTGGTGGTGCCTCCATACCATTCATAATTCTCTCTTGACGTTCTCTAGCTTCTTCAGCTCTTCTTTGCTTTctcattttcttcttctcctttgttaataataaaaagtcgGGTCTTATTGGTGGAGGTGTTgtatcttttaattgaatctttgttttaattttaactgGATGTTCAATGTATCCCCAATATTctgaatttataattttattttttaattcttgattaaagttattattatcatcattaagataattacaatttaatataattttatttaattcattaatttgattttcttttatgTTTTCATCTTcagtattatttaaattattttgaatttcatcTTTTAATATATCATTATCCCACCATTCAATTGAAGGTACTTCAGATATTGATATAATAGTTTCCATTGATTCTGTATTCTTTTTAgcatttaatgaatttaattcaacttgttttttcatttcctCTGCTAATGCTTGTGATCTTAATTTATCTGCTTTTTTACTATATCTACCTGGTTGGATGAAtgtaaatgaatttaatttcttttttttatcatttgaaactTTAATACGTGGATCAAAAAACATTTCATTTTCTCCTGCTGcttctgttgttgttgttgttgttgtttcttcatctttattaTCCTTAGTTATAATAGTTGGTTGTTCAACTTTTGTTGCTATGgttggtgttggtattgATGTTTGTGCAGTAGTAACATTTTGATCtatactaataatattatttaattcttgtttactctttaaaattttttctcttaattctctcttttttctttcaatTGCTGTTTCTTCTTTTGGTGGTTGAGCTGATGTGGATGTAGATGTAGATGtagatgttgatgttgatgttgatgctgatgtaccattattattattattattattgttgttgttgttgttgttgttgttgtttttgataGTGGAAATACtatcaatatcatttgacgattttaattttttatcctGTTGCTGAAGTTGCTCAGTGTCGTCTCCATCATGAAACTTTCTTTTATTAGGTGTTGACGACATTGATGTTGTTTGTATTtgtggttattattattattattattatattattgttgttgttgtcgttgggaaaatatatttttatttttttaatcgtttaatttatttcataaaatttatgaaaaaaaaaaaaaaaaaaaaaaaaaaaaaaaaaaaaaatttctattgacaaaaaaaaagatattgacaaaaataaaaatttgtgggatttataaaaaaaaaattgaaaatgaaaattaaaaattattaagttTGGGGAAAtgtaaataaatctttttaaaattttatttattttttttttaacttttaatttatttttaatatatacattagttttatttgtttttatttatgtttttttttaagtatttataattatttatggATAGTT comes from Dictyostelium discoideum AX4 chromosome 2 chromosome, whole genome shotgun sequence and encodes:
- the tcf25 gene encoding Nulp1-type basic helix-loop-helix domain-containing protein, with the translated sequence MSTKALKKKQHINVQHVNSSSDEGSEKKVVVVVNSVKPKFSMLNLSDEDDDKSDQDENEDKKDSESEESEEEEEEEEIEKEKPQAKEQLSSKQQKQKQQQQASKKKQAKKKQQQKKKQQQQEKDELELNEIEKSSPPIILSEIEIKDKEFRELFKINTVNLNPDNELKKLFGCKSSDIKGQKKKSVHHFKKKNYIFVQPKPEWPDVMGGFMVMEICNDDKVPSSPTNATTTTTTTTTTTNTVSPKLKSQQQSLDGINYFKIKWGQTYSNIQEEFYLALTTHDPMSLVEIIRYHPYHIDSLLQLGQVCLQTADYSKAGDFVEMAVFAFENVFHHLFNPLNGNCRFEYRHDQNKSCFLAIFRFIQIIGRRACHRTALELCKILLTWDYSDPLYVRLIIDYYSIRSKQYRFLVDLFTKLKTITPTNQGDLSLLPNFCYSAALAMYHLEREKSTTTTSTSTSTSSSKSSSVEESSDILLQKALISFPMVLQPLLEKLKTNFSIPKNGKIITLENDPFFKDDPLEKRIDHLVTLFVERNYQCWQTPEILDWLKSNVIIVLDKVAAKHPMVKQLSDSIKAEYETVNQEVFDHLVLSEYSDVINRLTPDIIEAMHAEGFRDILPQRDPNQAPPQHLRRGGIGQGFQIHQRNQQQQRRVQQQLRQLQQQQQQNLQHQQQQPLEPLLQENPDYTGPANPVLNFLHSLLPWNDPSIQRERQLAATQGTQQPAPGFLDDYVDFSDEDENEN
- the prpf3 gene encoding U4/U6 small nuclear ribonucleoprotein, coding for MSSTPNKRKFHDGDDTEQLQQQDKKLKSSNDIDSISTIKNNNNNNNNNNNNNNNNGTSASTSTSTSTSTSTSTSAQPPKEETAIERKKRELREKILKSKQELNNIISIDQNVTTAQTSIPTPTIATKVEQPTIITKDNKDEETTTTTTTEAAGENEMFFDPRIKVSNDKKKKLNSFTFIQPGRYSKKADKLRSQALAEEMKKQVELNSLNAKKNTESMETIISISEVPSIEWWDNDILKDEIQNNLNNTEDENIKENQINELNKIILNCNYLNDDNNNFNQELKNKIINSEYWGYIEHPVKIKTKIQLKDTTPPPIRPDFLLLTKEKKKMRKQRRAEEARERQERIMNGMEAPPENKVKLSNLMRVIGTQAVLDPTKALLEVTKKMEERAAARDKKNQENKLTPEQRKEKKRDKILIDAKQELYCSLYKVVDLSHPLYRSIIGRNSKENLATGCIIFHPSCNLIAFEGGLKIQKKFKKLLLNRIDWDNPPPIKQSDPEQQTKHQNNSDLYPKPPEGTPNSCHLVWTGPILEAHFKGFNYEISPLESQARKYLQEHNVPHYWDMVKNFSPEI